A window of Chaetodon trifascialis isolate fChaTrf1 chromosome 3, fChaTrf1.hap1, whole genome shotgun sequence genomic DNA:
TACCCGACAGTGGTGCCATCCTATTTGGTATTGATGGATGTTACTTGCAATTCCCCTCCAGTCCTTCTGGGACTTATTATGTTTCACTATGTGTACTATCATTCAGTTGCGTCTGGGATATCCATCACTGTTGTTCATCACTACAAAGCAAAGCATCAGAAAGAAGTCCCAGCGGTTAAAACATATATAAGATAAGCATTTTTTGGAACGTTTGTATGTTTAGCCTCAGCTTTGTCGTAAAAAAGATTAAACTGCAAAGACTTCAGAGTCCCAAAAAGGGCCCAAAATAATTCTTCTACTTTAATTTTATCTCTTTGTCTAAACTGGTTGAGtctgttttttctcccttcttACTGGTTTAGTTGACCCTCATAGCTCCTAGTTTttagccagcagcagctgtctttaGTAATCCGCTGTAAGATACTTACCCAGCACTAAAAGGCAAATAGAGACAGTTAGCGACTTGCTGGCGAACATAGTGGAGCGTGCCGCAGCTAGAGGACCAGATATGTCAATCaggttggtggagaccaaaaaccaAGCTAAAAGAGATGATAATGGgcattcatcaggtggcaaACATGACTGCACAGGCCAAAGACTTGTTCCTCAGTGACTGTACTCCTGTAATCTTTCTAAACACATTCACTCTTCAGGTCAGTATATCTAATTTTGCAcctgtttccatcacttttggagACGTTACATTCACTTCCTGGAGGCTCATCCTAATCATAACCATAACCAGTACTTGCCTAACACTTAACCCAAGTGTTCATACTGAAATTTAATCACATTACctggacttgcattttgtccccataaggaaggcgattccccacaatgtgactgtaatacacggacacacacacacacacacacacacacacacacacacacacacacacacacactctcgtcCTTTATGTGGTGTAAATGAATTACATCATCCCATGTTGCACCCCTCCCCCACTGGAGTCTAGCATCAGAGGGGTAAGCCTGTTCATCTGTTAGTTTGTCAGTCGGGCCAACTCTGCTTGTAAACATGTCCGCGAACACAAAGGCAGCAACGCTTTTCCATGACCCATTACATCATGGTAGATCAGCAGAAGCCCAGGGATGAGGATGTTTTCCCTCATCTAGATCCTGTTTGAGCAAATATCACAGAATGCTTGTTTCACTGAAGGTTCACGTTACTTaatttttaggatttttttctgctgttctgttgCATTTTGAGCCGTATAAATCATGAAAAGTAAAGCTCACAATTAGATTTTTGCCAAATTTCCCGTAATATTACATAATCTAGATTCACTGAAGCTGTGGTTCAGAcctgaaatgaaagaaacataTTGCTTAGTGTTGCAGATGTCACCAGCTACAGCCAGAGCCTGTAAACCCTCACAAATCTGTGCCGTCTGCTCAGAGCTGTAATCTCATGGAAGATCTTTGAAATCATAACGGTAGGAgctattcattttctttatttctaaaTTGTTAtgtttgtatgatttttttAGGATGGCACAGGAATCCCCCTTCACTTCTGGGGCGTGTTTGATGGACACGCAGGTTCCGGAGCCGCCATCATGGCTTCCAAGCTTCTTCACCGCCTCATCAGAGACCGTTTAGGAGAAatctgccacctgctggagaACCCCAACAGCGCTCCTCCCATTTGCCTGGCCAAGAACGGCAGCCCGTACCAGGCGGAGACAAAGAAGGGAGCCGCACAGGAACCAGAGGACCCAGACGCTATCAGCGACTCGTCAGTGCGCTTTCACATGGAGAAGGTTGTCAGCCTGGAGAGCCTGGTGATGGGCGTCATAGAGACCGCCTTCACACAGATGGTGAGCAGATGATAACGAGCAGTCTGTGCGAGAAAACAAGGGAATGGTGCTCTGCATTTTTAGGGCTGCACGAGGCAGTTTTGCACATTTTGTGTCTTCAAACAGCAACATTACTCAAAATTTTAACTTCAGTTCGCAGAAAACACTTTAGACTTATCATCTTAGCCGGTCTGTTGTGATTTGCACCAAAGGTCACCAACAGGAGATGCAGAAAGACCTTATTTTAGTGGTTTTCTCTCACATcttttttagccatgctagtgaTGGCAGCGTCAGTGAGTCTGTCATTAACGTGCTGCCAGAAGATGAATCCTAATACCTTTAGTGAATCACTGACTTTGACTCTAGTGTCACCAGCTGGTCAGTCGTTTAACTTATCCAGTCAAATATCTCAACGTCCACTGGACAGACACTCCTAGTTCCAGATACTGCATCCCAGAAGTGCATGTTTTTAACTCTGCAAAAGTACAGTAAGTATTAGCGTTAAATGTAGTTAAAGTACCCAAAGCAAAAAATGCTCATCATGCAGAATGGCATGTTTCAGAATaatgtattttatgttattGGATTtgaattattgatgcattaatgtgttcatcacgTTAATGTTAAAGGTGGTTTAATTACTTTTATGGTTGTCTGCGGGGTGAAGttcccctctgggatcaataaagtttaatctTAAGTTTAATCTTTAATTATATTACATCAGTATTTATTTGTAAATCTCTGCATATCTCAAAAACTAGTGGATGCATTGCGATGAAATGTGACACACTCATTCATGCCCTCCTGATGATGAATTTTAATAATTTAGGTGATCCCTTTATTTgtcatctagcaccatcatcaggttcAAATTTCACTGTGTCAGGGTGCTTTGGTAGCTGAATGGTTATGGCACATGTCACATGGCTGCATTGTCACCACAATATCATCGGTTCAGTTCCAGCTGGTGACTTGTGTTGCATGTCACACACTCCCTCTCGCtcccctgtttcctgtctgctgatACTATCCAATAAAggtgaaaaatgtcactttatCCAGTCCTAAATGTCTGCAAAACTTTCCTGTCAGCCTCAGCAATCCTTTGTGCTTACTGCTGATTAGAtgacgctaacatgctaacatgctaacctgctaAACTCAGGTGGTGAACACTGTAAATATTCTAAGTACACGGTGACATTGTTGGCAGAGCTGAACACACTCGCCCTCGTGCAGTCAGTAAGCTCATAGTGAATCTTCTCTGATGCAACCGCTGTCTGGTTTAGATGATACTGATAATAACCCACAGCCGAGGTAATGCATTCTTCAAagcctctttgtttctctccgtctgcagtgctgttttattttgagcATGAATATGTATGAAGGAAATAATGAGCCGTTCTGGGTGGTGCACCGTGAAACCGCTGAGGTTTTGTGCCTTTTTCTTCTTACTTtgatatttctctttttatttcagGATGACCTGATTGAAAAGGAAAAAGCGTCGTATGCCATCTCTGGTGGGTGCTGTGCCTTAGCTGCCATTCATCTGATGGGGAAACTCTACGTGGCCAATGCTGGAGACAGCAGGTGAGAGGAGTGGAACAGTATTCTGCTGCAGAAAACAAGATAAATGAAATGAGCTCTCCGATGTACAGCGTATGCGCCTCTGCATGCATGGCCAGTCTGGTCAGATACAGTAGCTTCTTGCGCCCCCTGGGGTTCACTTTGCACACTGCAGCATCATATTGTGTAAAATAAgattctgtctgtgtgaacCTTCCCACTCCtgtctcccctccctctccctctctctgcagggcGATAATCATCCGAAATAATGAAGTTATTCCCATGACTAATGAATTCACACCTGAGTCAGAGAGGCAGCGGCTACAGTATCTGGTATTCTTCTGTCTTCTACGTTACGCATGGCAAACACAGTTCACAAACGGACACCGTCACCTGTTTTAGTAGCTGGTTGTAGTTCTGAGTCACAGAGTGGGTGGATGATGCTGCTTGCTGCTAAAACAGGGAGCTGCTTTGTGCCTTCGGTGTACTGCAGGCCTTCTGTGCCATCTTACAGCTTGTCTGACAGACGTTCAGGCTTAATTACAGCCTTTTATTCTGTAGTTTGATGCGACCTGCTCCATTTTGTGTGTCACTCCAGGGCTTCCTGAGGCCAGAGCTGCTGGGTAACGAGTTCACTCACATTGAGTTCCCTCGTAGGATCCAGCACAGCGAGCTGGGCAAAAAGATGCTCTACAGAGACCACACCATGACTGGCTGGTAAACctttttaatcacatttctgACAGTTTATCACTTTTCATGAACACTTCACTCTGTACTGGCCGTCCTGTGATTGTTCAGAGAAGTTTGGAGCATTTAGGAGAAACAGGAGAAGCTAAAAACCAGCGAATTGTGGTTTATTATTGTTGCTCTAAACGATTCATTACTTCTGAAAATTGTCTTGCTTCAGTAATGTACTCTGAGAtctgtctgttgttgtgttgtagGGCTTATAAAACAATCATTGAAGATGATCTGAAATTCCCCCTGATATATGGAGAGGGTAAAAAGGTAAGaaacaggaacaaaaacaatgttttttatttgatgCACACCCTTTTGGAGAGATTAGATATGAGGATGCTGACATTTTCTGCTCAGTGTTGACATAATCGTGATATCTGCATCCGTCTGGGCAGAAATGAGACTCAACATTTTCATTATAGTCCGAGAGAACATGGTCTTCATCTAATAATCCCTCATAAGTGGATTTTCCTAGAACCGGATCACATCCTGAAACAGTAACCTactttactgtgtgtgtgtgtgtgtgtgtgtgtgtgtgtgtgtgtgtgtgtgtgtgtgtgtgtgtgtgtgtggtttttcaGGCACGCGTCATGGCGACAATCGGAGTGACCCGAGGGCTGGGAGATCACGACCTGAAGGTGTACAACTCCAACATTTACATCAAGCCCTTCCTGTCATGCGTGCCTGAGGTGAGTGAGGAGTCGGAAGCAGCGGCGGGCGTCAGCGCTGCCTGAGGAGTCGCCTCAGCATCGCTGCGTTAGCCAGCTTGAATCCTTTAGGTTCTCATCTGAACAGCCTCTGGGCCTCACTTTGTTGGCTGTGCAGACTCAGATACAGTGCAAAGAAGCAGTTTTAATTCAGTCCAGCGGTGATTTTTCCACCTTTCATTGAAAGATATTTCACACAAGAAGGAGAAAATAAACGAACAAAGCGCAGGAACCGAGTGTTGTACGCATATCTTACTGTACAGTTAATGGCCATATTGTGATGTGTTCAGCTTCTCTGATTTTTTGGGAAAGGTCTCCCCCTTATTCCTCAgggaaaacatcttttttttctaagtCCATCTGTTGTGGAGCGTCCATTTTGTACCAATTTTTATTGGTAACATTTTCGCAGGCATTCAGTTATGATCATCCTCCTTGATAATCCTCATCATCCTTGATGAGTTAGTTATTAATCAAAgatacaatatttaaaaaagcaCAGAGGCTTGTGGGAGGCTTTCATAGTTTCATTTGTCCTTAAACGCAACAGTGCGAACAACGCTCGTCATCAGGCTGCCtcatacacacaaacctctCAATGTGCGACgccttcttttttgtttttttgccgtCGAGAGGGCACTTTTGTGAATATAACATCTTGTCTTTAGGGATCCAAACCTAAAATGACTCTTCAGGTTCTTAACTGTGGAGCTTTCACTGg
This region includes:
- the ppm1j gene encoding protein phosphatase 1H, producing MMISKVKNAMSTLVGGMMPHGHHHHHNHHSGGGQTCGPDSLPPRFPYGRPDFLDLTPELLQYSTEHASRPVLTLKRDSRLPWRTGYAEVINAGKSMLNEDQASCEKLFVKRPSGKHRNSTLVEDNGDGTGIPLHFWGVFDGHAGSGAAIMASKLLHRLIRDRLGEICHLLENPNSAPPICLAKNGSPYQAETKKGAAQEPEDPDAISDSSVRFHMEKVVSLESLVMGVIETAFTQMDDLIEKEKASYAISGGCCALAAIHLMGKLYVANAGDSRAIIIRNNEVIPMTNEFTPESERQRLQYLGFLRPELLGNEFTHIEFPRRIQHSELGKKMLYRDHTMTGWAYKTIIEDDLKFPLIYGEGKKARVMATIGVTRGLGDHDLKVYNSNIYIKPFLSCVPEVKVYNVDEHKHGPDDVLVMGTDGLWDVTTDREVADAVSAYLSCCDPSDPMRYTLAAQDLLMRSRGVLKERGWRLPNEKLGSGDDITVFVIPLAGHEVET